A genomic window from Vitis riparia cultivar Riparia Gloire de Montpellier isolate 1030 chromosome 18, EGFV_Vit.rip_1.0, whole genome shotgun sequence includes:
- the LOC117905592 gene encoding laccase-14-like, producing MDHGKTYLLCIINAALHEALFFAIAKHKMTVVGTDGSYTKPLTRDYITIFPGQTYDVLLEANQHPNHYYMTAITYFVAPKYRDFYDNTTTTAIVQYRGYYTPSSPPFSPDLPAYNDTNASVQVMAGLQSLADAEHPCNVPLSMSTNLFYTLSMNSYPCVNDSCAGPNGTRFSSSINNISFHSPTIAILEAYYYNISGVYGNNFPSFPPLVFDFTYDYLPLTYQLPSSGTEVRVLEYNSTVEIILQGTAVLAETHHPMYLHGYSFYVVGWGFGNFDGNRDPLRYNLVDPPLQNTISVPLNGWVAIRFKASNPGVWFMHCHIERHLTWGMETAFIVKNGKHPEAQMLPPPSDMPPC from the exons ATGGATCATGGAAAGACCTATCTACTTTGCATAATCAATGCTGCCTTGCACGAGGCTCTCTTCTTCGCCATAGCCAAGCATAAAATGACAGTGGTTGGAACAGATGGTAGCTACACGAAACCATTGACACGAGATTATATCACAATATTTCCTGGCCAAACCTACGATGTCTTACTAGAAGCTAACCAACACCCGAATCACTATTACATGACGGCTATAACTTATTTTGTTGCCCCAAAATATCGAGACTTTTATGATAACACAACCACCACAGCTATTGTACAGTACAGGGGATACTACACACCATCTTCACCTCCCTTCTCACCTGATCTTCCTgcatacaatgacacaaatgcaTCGGTTCAGGTCATGGCCGGCCTTCAAAGCTTAGCAGATGCGGAACATCCTTGCAATGTCCCATTGAGCATGAGCACTAACCTGTTTTACACTCTTTCTATGAACTCGTACCCATGCGTCAATGATTCATGTGCAGGGCCCAATGGGACGCGATTCTCCTCAAGTATAAACAACATAAGCTTTCATTCGCCTACAATTGCCATACTAGAAGCTTACTATTATAACATCAGTGGTGTATATGGAAATAACTTTCCTAGCTTTCCACCACTGGTGTTCGATTTTACATATGATTATCTTCCATTAACCTATCAGTTGCCGAGCAGCGGGACAGAAGTAAGGGTGCTCGAGTATAACTCCACAGTGGAGATTATTCTTCAAGGGACAGCCGTGCTTGCAGAGACACACCACCCCATGTATCTCCATGGATACAGTTTCTATGTTGTTGGATGGGGATTTGGGAATTTCGATGGAAATAGGGACCCTTTGCGCTATAATCTGGTGGATCCTCCCCTTCAGAATACCATCTCTGTTCCTTTGAATGGTTGGGTTGCAATCAGATTCAAGGCATCCAACCCTG GAGTGTGGTTCATGCACTGCCATATAGAACGCCATCTGACTTGGGGCATGGAAACTGCGTTCATAGTGAAAAATGGTAAACACCCAGAAGCTCAAATGCTGCCTCCTCCATCCGACATGCCACCATGTTGA
- the LOC117905593 gene encoding uncharacterized protein LOC117905593 — protein MDDQLSRGQEISPALVKAIEESRFSVIAFSENYASSTWCLEELVKIIDCTKAMGHAALPVFYNMDPAHVRKQTGSFAQAFAKHEEVYKEQMEKVIKWRVALTEAANISGWDSRDSVRSVGIWGMGGIDPRNVGASDSHFLIASLSENESSNFVAATLREMQMVQPTEYRLHSNGTSASKLVYARLMGLAVCAIVVVKGAVHDCPEHQNSSDEGHRFIKSDHMWLGYQPISRIGIGHANWLNKLSQIQASFQVYGPSYGVKKCGVREASYTRLCSAKNILTVNGQFPGPTIYAMKGDTIIVDVYNRGKENVTIHW, from the exons ATGGATGACCAGCTCAGTAGAGGGCAAGAGATCTCTCCAGCACTTGTAAAAGCCATCGAAGAGTCCAGATTCTCCGTCATCGCTTTCTCTGAAAACTATGCTTCTTCAACATGGTGTCTGGAGGAACTTGTCAAGATTATTGACTGCACCAAGGCGATGGGACATGCAGCTTTACCAGTCTTCTACAATATGGATCCCGCTCATGTGAGGAAACAGACAGGGAGTTTTGCACAAGCATTTGCTAAGCATGAAGAGGTTTATAAGGAGCAGATGGAGAAAGTGATCAAGTGGAGAGTGGCTTTGACAGAAGCTGCCAATATTTCTGGATGGGATTCTCGAGATAG TGTTCGAAGTGTAGGAATTTGGGGCATGGGTGGCATAG ATCCAAGGAATGTGGGGGCCTCCGATTCACATTTTCTAATTGCTTCACTGTCTGAGAATGAAAGCAGCAACTTTGTGGCAGCTACATTAAGGGAAATGCAAA TGGTTCAGCCAACAGAGTATAGGCTTCACAGTAATGGTACATCTGCCTCCAAATTGGTGTATGCTAGGTTGATGGGATTGGCTGTGTGCGCGATTGTTGTAGTTAAGGGTGCTGTCCATGATTGCCCTG AACACCAGAATTCTTCAGATGAAGGGCACAGATTCATTAAATCAGATCACATGTGGCTTGGGTATCAACCAATTTCTCGAATTGGGATTGGCCACGCCAATTGGCTAAATAAACTGAGTCAAATTCAGGCTTCATTCCAAGTCTATGGCCCATCTTATGGGGTGAAGAAGTGTGGG GTGAGGGAAGCTTCATATACAAGGCTTTGTAGTGCCAAGAACATTTTAACAGTAAATGGACAATTTCCGGGACCAACTATATATGCTATGAAAGGAGACACGATCATTGTCGATGTTTATAACAGGGGAAAAGAAAACGTCACCATTCACTGGTAG